Proteins found in one Brevibacillus brevis genomic segment:
- a CDS encoding RluA family pseudouridine synthase: protein MLEELISFTVDEADAGQTVREVLQKRYGVSRRLLIRAKFKGSITRNGVLVFVNEKLQAGDKIAVMVEEEAEETVAPEDMPLSIRYEDEDLMVIAKPAGLVVHPTGNHPSGTLANGMIAYWKSRGENRKFRAVNRLDKDTSGLMIVAKNQWAHEQFSRMQQIRTLQRTYRAIVQGIVESDEGTIDAPIGLAENSFITRQVRPDGQTAVTHYRVLARGEGMSFVEVKLETGRTHQIRVHMSSKGHPLAGDDLYGGEREHIGRQALHAWGLSFVHPRSGLAMSWEEPLPSDMEQLVQQFFPDDPCKEMT from the coding sequence ATGCTGGAAGAATTAATTAGCTTCACGGTTGATGAGGCAGATGCAGGGCAAACCGTGCGAGAAGTATTGCAAAAGCGGTATGGTGTATCGCGGCGCTTGCTCATTCGTGCCAAGTTTAAAGGCTCCATTACACGGAATGGCGTCCTCGTATTTGTAAACGAAAAATTGCAAGCCGGCGATAAAATAGCAGTCATGGTTGAAGAAGAGGCGGAAGAGACCGTCGCGCCAGAGGATATGCCGCTCTCCATCCGTTACGAGGACGAGGATTTGATGGTCATTGCAAAGCCAGCGGGATTGGTTGTTCATCCGACAGGAAATCATCCTAGCGGAACCTTGGCAAACGGGATGATCGCTTATTGGAAAAGTCGTGGCGAAAACAGAAAGTTCCGAGCGGTGAACCGTTTGGATAAAGATACATCAGGCTTGATGATCGTAGCCAAGAATCAATGGGCACATGAACAATTCAGTCGTATGCAGCAGATCCGGACGTTGCAGCGGACTTATCGAGCAATTGTTCAAGGAATCGTGGAGTCAGACGAAGGTACGATTGATGCGCCGATTGGCCTTGCGGAAAATTCGTTTATCACCAGACAGGTAAGACCGGATGGGCAGACGGCTGTTACCCATTATCGTGTGCTTGCCCGAGGGGAAGGTATGAGTTTTGTCGAGGTAAAGCTGGAGACGGGGCGCACGCATCAGATTCGCGTACATATGAGCAGTAAAGGGCACCCACTCGCCGGAGATGATCTGTACGGAGGAGAACGGGAGCATATCGGCAGACAAGCTTTGCATGCATGGGGGCTATCTTTTGTCCATCCGCGCAGCGGTCTTGCGATGAGCTGGGAGGAGCCGCTGCCAAGTGATATGGAACAGCTAGTTCAACAATTTTTTCCCGATGATCCATGCAAGGAAATGACTTAG
- a CDS encoding MBL fold metallo-hydrolase: MIRVEQISANIWCIKAWLLIPLRVWIVREEDGVTLIDAGMPFMAKRIMAFIKQLNAGPLKRILLTHGHSDHVGALKKITEAESVPVYAHRIEIPYMEGKELYPRRKKLEANVQPGLAQPLPEDAEGNIAAVGGLQPYLTPGHSPGHVVYFHEKDGVLLAGDLFTSKHGRLHRPMPMFTADMAQALKSSLIVRQLRPRHLEVCHGKPIQNPAEQLDDYLKEVSTSFSIPTSVWQS, encoded by the coding sequence ATGATCAGAGTGGAGCAAATCTCAGCGAACATTTGGTGTATCAAAGCGTGGTTGTTGATTCCTTTGCGGGTCTGGATTGTCAGGGAGGAGGATGGCGTTACGCTTATCGATGCAGGAATGCCATTTATGGCGAAACGGATTATGGCTTTTATCAAGCAGTTGAATGCAGGCCCACTCAAGCGAATTTTGCTGACGCATGGTCATTCGGATCATGTTGGGGCGTTAAAAAAAATCACGGAGGCAGAATCTGTACCAGTCTATGCGCATCGAATCGAGATTCCGTATATGGAAGGGAAAGAGCTATATCCTCGTCGTAAAAAGCTGGAAGCAAACGTACAGCCTGGCTTGGCGCAGCCTTTGCCAGAGGATGCCGAAGGAAATATAGCTGCCGTTGGCGGGCTGCAACCTTATTTGACACCCGGTCATTCTCCGGGGCATGTGGTTTATTTTCACGAAAAGGATGGAGTGCTTTTGGCGGGAGATTTGTTTACTTCCAAACACGGCAGATTGCATCGTCCCATGCCGATGTTTACGGCGGATATGGCGCAAGCACTCAAAAGCAGTCTGATCGTCCGCCAATTGCGACCACGGCATTTGGAAGTATGCCATGGCAAGCCAATCCAAAATCCGGCAGAGCAGCTCGATGATTATTTGAAAGAGGTCTCTACTTCTTTTTCGATTCCAACAAGTGTTTGGCAATCATAA
- a CDS encoding TetR/AcrR family transcriptional regulator — protein MASKQEIRSEETKRAILTAAADLFATRGFDTVSIREIAKAAGCSHTTLYIYFKDKEALLHHLSKEPLQSLALQMEETLSKQRRTPEEILREISSQFIHFCLRNRTMYTLFFMIKASRIDVEEPEKELQTLRNQLFGLLREAVRRCLPSEIEEEKALAHARIYFYMLHGIVGTYTHSEEPLDSLMERLAPTFALSIDVFLAGSQKIMNRE, from the coding sequence ATGGCAAGCAAACAGGAAATACGCTCGGAAGAAACGAAACGGGCCATTTTGACGGCGGCAGCAGACCTTTTCGCTACCCGAGGCTTTGATACGGTATCTATCAGGGAAATCGCCAAAGCAGCCGGCTGTTCCCATACAACCCTCTATATTTATTTCAAGGACAAAGAAGCACTGCTTCATCATCTGTCTAAAGAACCTTTGCAGAGCTTGGCTCTACAAATGGAAGAAACACTGTCCAAACAAAGAAGAACACCAGAAGAGATTCTGCGGGAAATCAGCAGTCAGTTCATTCACTTTTGCTTGCGCAATCGAACCATGTATACCTTATTCTTCATGATCAAAGCCTCTCGTATTGATGTAGAGGAACCGGAAAAAGAATTGCAAACGCTGCGCAATCAATTGTTTGGTTTGTTGAGGGAGGCTGTAAGACGTTGCTTGCCAAGCGAGATAGAGGAAGAAAAAGCGCTTGCCCATGCACGGATATACTTCTACATGTTGCATGGCATCGTCGGTACGTATACACATTCCGAGGAACCATTGGACAGCTTAATGGAAAGGCTAGCCCCTACATTCGCTTTATCCATAGATGTTTTTCTTGCAGGCAGTCAAAAAATAATGAACAGGGAGTGA
- the tpx gene encoding thiol peroxidase, whose translation MTTAVERQGAFVFKGGPVTLLGPEIKVGDTAPNFTVVGGDLSPVTLEDSKGTVRIISVIPSIDTGVCDAQTRRFNEEAAKLEGVTVLTVSVDLPFAQNRWCGAAGIDKVKTVSDHKDLSFGTAYGVAIKEFRLLSRAVFVIDANDKVVHAEYVAAAGEHPNYEAAIAAAQAAK comes from the coding sequence ATGACAACTGCTGTTGAGCGTCAAGGCGCGTTTGTATTCAAAGGTGGTCCTGTAACACTGCTCGGTCCTGAAATCAAAGTAGGAGATACTGCTCCTAACTTTACTGTAGTAGGTGGCGATCTGTCCCCTGTAACTTTGGAAGATTCCAAAGGCACTGTTCGCATCATCTCCGTAATCCCTTCTATTGACACTGGCGTGTGCGATGCACAAACTCGCCGTTTCAACGAAGAGGCTGCGAAATTGGAAGGCGTTACTGTGCTGACTGTTTCCGTTGACCTGCCATTCGCGCAAAACCGCTGGTGCGGTGCTGCTGGCATCGACAAAGTGAAAACAGTATCTGACCACAAAGACCTGAGCTTCGGTACAGCTTACGGCGTAGCGATCAAAGAATTCCGTCTCTTGTCTCGCGCTGTATTCGTAATCGATGCAAACGACAAGGTTGTACACGCTGAGTATGTGGCTGCCGCTGGTGAGCATCCAAACTACGAAGCTGCGATTGCTGCTGCACAAGCTGCGAAATAA
- a CDS encoding gamma-glutamylcyclotransferase family protein yields MSVNNQNDKLPVFVYGTLLAGFGNHRNYVKPYQHEATSATIQGEIYHLPAGYPGLLKGEQEVVGEIVTFAPDVYEQALAGLDELETYYGEGDPRNEYERIIIPATMEGTGQVVNVFVYRYLDQDLVKQTGVHIADGNWRRYMQELPE; encoded by the coding sequence ATGAGCGTGAACAATCAGAACGACAAGCTGCCTGTATTTGTGTACGGCACACTTTTGGCGGGCTTTGGAAATCATAGGAATTACGTGAAACCGTATCAACATGAGGCAACATCTGCGACGATTCAAGGTGAGATCTATCATTTACCGGCAGGCTATCCGGGATTGCTGAAAGGAGAGCAGGAGGTTGTGGGGGAGATCGTTACGTTTGCCCCTGACGTGTACGAGCAAGCGCTAGCTGGACTGGACGAGCTGGAGACGTACTATGGCGAGGGTGATCCGCGCAATGAATATGAACGGATCATCATTCCAGCGACCATGGAAGGAACAGGTCAGGTCGTGAATGTCTTTGTTTATCGTTATTTGGATCAAGACCTGGTCAAGCAAACAGGGGTGCACATTGCGGATGGAAATTGGCGACGCTACATGCAGGAGCTGCCTGAATAG
- a CDS encoding pyruvate carboxylase, which yields MKKRKINRLLVANRGEIAIRIFRAATELGIRTVAVYSEQDNVSIHRFKADESYLVGAGKGPIEAYLDIESIIEIAKRNDIDAIHPGYGFLAENADFAKRCQEEGIIFIGPSPELIDKFGDKVEARRLAIEAGIPVIPGTPEPIETLQEALLFAKEYGYPIIIKGVSGGGGRGMRIVRSQEELQDSLDRARSEARSSFGNAKVYLERYLEQPKHIEVQILGDNHGNIVHLYERDCSVQRRHQKVVEVAPSLSLDDKLREDICQAALTLMKKAGYSNAGTVEFLLTPDKRFYFIEVNPRIQVEHTITELITGIDIVQSQIRVAEGHALSDEEIGISGQNNIQMSGFAIQCRVTTEDAENNFLPDAGRLSAWRSGGGFGVRLDGGNGYPGAIITPFYDSLLVKISTYGASFDQAARKMLRTLREFRIRGVKTNLPFLENVVTHPDFLSGNYDTSFIDTKPELFVFPGRQDRGTKLLSYIGDTIVNGYPGLQKSEKKPHFDSPRIPRTPFTQPYPDGTKQILDKEGADGLVRWIQAQKHVLVTDTTFRDAHQSLFATRVRTYDLASIAEATGKLGSGLFSLEMWGGATFDTTMRFLQESPWERLQILRQRIPNVLFQMLLRGANGVGYTNYPDNVIHAFVKASAENGIDVFRIFDSLNWLPGMQTAIEAVRESGKVAEAAICYTGDILDPTKTKYTLAYYVDLAKELEKAGAHILAIKDMAGLLKPYAAYSLVSALKQEISIPIHLHTHDTSGNAGAMLLKAIEAGVDIVDACVSSMSGLTSQPSLNGLIASLAHTERETGLSLESFNKLSDYWEDVRPYYQGFESGMKASNTEVYVHEMPGGQYTNLEQQAKAVGLEGRWDEVKHMYAVVNQMCGDIVKVTPSSKVVGDMALFMVQNNLNEENIWEKGARLDFPDSVIQFFQGYLGQPPGGFPKKLQELVLKGRDAFTARPGELLAPIDFTQVAAELEAKIGREPSHLDVLSYIMYPQVYLQFEQRLKEYGDLSVLNTGTFFYGLRPGEETAITIERGKTLIIKLVAVGELHPDGRRIIYFELNGQPREIFIRDQSAKVSELIRRKAEAQNPAHLGASMPGKVLKVLVAEGDKVRKGEHLLVSEAMKMETTIQAPLDGKIKAVYVKAGEAIQTGDLLIEME from the coding sequence ATGAAAAAGAGAAAAATCAATCGCCTACTGGTAGCAAACCGCGGTGAGATCGCCATTCGAATCTTTCGCGCAGCAACGGAGCTCGGCATACGTACGGTAGCCGTATACTCCGAGCAGGACAACGTTTCTATCCATCGCTTCAAGGCTGACGAGTCTTACTTGGTCGGAGCGGGAAAAGGGCCTATCGAGGCTTACCTCGATATCGAGAGTATCATCGAAATTGCCAAGCGCAACGATATTGATGCCATTCACCCAGGCTACGGATTTCTTGCTGAAAATGCTGATTTTGCAAAGCGCTGCCAAGAGGAAGGCATTATTTTCATTGGACCATCCCCTGAGCTGATCGACAAATTCGGGGACAAGGTAGAAGCACGTCGTCTGGCGATTGAAGCGGGAATCCCAGTGATTCCAGGCACTCCTGAGCCAATCGAAACACTCCAAGAGGCGCTTCTCTTTGCCAAAGAATACGGCTACCCCATCATTATTAAAGGCGTATCTGGCGGCGGGGGCCGTGGCATGCGCATCGTTCGCAGTCAGGAGGAATTGCAAGATTCGTTAGATCGTGCCCGTTCCGAGGCCCGCTCTTCCTTCGGCAATGCCAAGGTGTATTTGGAGCGATACTTGGAACAGCCCAAACACATCGAGGTCCAAATTCTCGGTGACAACCACGGAAACATCGTCCATCTGTATGAGCGCGATTGCTCTGTTCAACGGCGCCATCAAAAAGTGGTCGAAGTAGCACCGAGCCTATCTTTGGATGACAAGCTGCGTGAAGATATTTGCCAGGCTGCTCTCACACTCATGAAAAAAGCCGGCTATTCGAACGCTGGTACTGTCGAGTTTTTGTTAACGCCGGACAAGCGTTTTTATTTCATAGAAGTCAATCCACGCATTCAAGTAGAGCATACCATCACGGAGCTCATCACTGGAATCGACATCGTTCAGTCGCAGATTCGTGTAGCCGAGGGTCATGCCCTCTCCGATGAAGAGATTGGCATCAGTGGGCAGAACAATATCCAAATGAGTGGTTTTGCCATCCAATGCCGTGTCACGACAGAAGACGCAGAAAACAACTTCCTGCCAGATGCTGGTCGCTTGTCCGCTTGGCGTTCCGGTGGCGGTTTCGGAGTAAGGCTCGATGGAGGCAATGGTTATCCAGGCGCGATCATTACACCGTTTTATGATTCGCTACTGGTCAAAATCTCCACGTATGGCGCGAGCTTTGATCAAGCCGCTCGCAAAATGCTCCGCACATTGCGAGAGTTCCGTATTCGTGGCGTGAAAACGAACCTGCCGTTTTTGGAAAATGTCGTGACACATCCTGATTTTTTGAGTGGCAACTACGATACGTCGTTTATTGATACCAAACCAGAGCTGTTCGTTTTCCCTGGCCGTCAAGACCGGGGTACCAAATTACTATCTTATATCGGAGACACGATTGTCAACGGATATCCCGGTCTCCAGAAATCGGAGAAAAAGCCGCACTTCGACTCGCCCCGCATCCCGCGGACACCATTTACCCAGCCATATCCGGACGGTACGAAGCAAATTCTGGATAAAGAAGGTGCCGACGGTCTGGTACGGTGGATTCAGGCGCAGAAACACGTGCTCGTCACAGACACGACTTTCCGCGATGCCCACCAGTCTTTGTTTGCTACGCGTGTGCGTACCTACGATCTCGCTTCCATTGCAGAGGCGACAGGCAAGCTCGGTTCTGGCCTCTTCTCGTTGGAGATGTGGGGCGGCGCCACTTTTGACACAACGATGCGCTTTTTGCAGGAATCTCCCTGGGAACGGCTGCAAATCCTTCGCCAGCGCATACCAAACGTCCTGTTCCAAATGCTCTTGCGCGGAGCAAATGGCGTAGGCTATACCAACTACCCGGATAATGTGATTCACGCTTTCGTCAAAGCCTCTGCTGAAAATGGCATTGATGTCTTCCGGATCTTTGACAGCCTGAACTGGCTTCCCGGGATGCAAACAGCCATTGAAGCCGTTCGTGAATCCGGCAAAGTGGCCGAGGCAGCGATTTGCTACACTGGAGATATTCTGGACCCGACCAAGACCAAGTACACCTTGGCCTACTATGTCGATCTGGCAAAGGAATTGGAAAAAGCAGGTGCCCATATTCTCGCAATCAAGGATATGGCAGGTCTTTTGAAGCCGTATGCTGCTTATTCGCTTGTCTCTGCTTTAAAACAAGAAATCAGCATTCCGATCCATCTGCACACGCACGATACATCAGGGAATGCTGGCGCCATGCTTCTGAAAGCCATCGAAGCAGGCGTGGATATCGTCGATGCTTGCGTCAGTTCCATGTCTGGACTCACTTCCCAACCAAGCTTGAACGGATTGATCGCAAGCCTTGCCCACACGGAGCGTGAGACTGGTTTATCTCTTGAATCGTTCAACAAGCTGTCTGATTACTGGGAGGATGTACGTCCGTACTACCAAGGCTTTGAAAGCGGCATGAAAGCGAGCAACACGGAGGTCTACGTACACGAAATGCCAGGCGGACAATACACCAATCTGGAGCAGCAAGCCAAAGCGGTTGGACTGGAAGGTCGTTGGGACGAAGTGAAGCACATGTATGCTGTCGTCAATCAAATGTGCGGCGACATTGTAAAAGTGACCCCTTCTTCCAAGGTCGTCGGTGATATGGCACTGTTCATGGTCCAAAACAACTTGAATGAAGAAAACATTTGGGAGAAAGGAGCACGCCTCGACTTTCCGGATTCCGTCATTCAATTTTTCCAAGGGTATCTTGGCCAACCGCCTGGCGGATTCCCTAAGAAGTTGCAGGAACTCGTGCTAAAAGGTCGCGATGCCTTTACTGCTCGTCCTGGTGAATTGCTCGCACCCATTGACTTTACGCAAGTTGCTGCTGAGCTGGAAGCCAAAATCGGACGTGAGCCCAGTCATTTAGACGTCCTGTCTTATATCATGTATCCGCAAGTCTATTTGCAATTTGAACAACGCCTAAAGGAATACGGTGACTTGTCGGTATTGAATACGGGAACATTCTTCTACGGATTGCGTCCGGGTGAGGAAACCGCCATTACGATCGAGCGCGGTAAAACGTTGATTATCAAACTGGTCGCAGTTGGAGAGCTTCATCCAGATGGCCGACGCATCATCTATTTTGAACTGAATGGACAGCCACGTGAAATCTTCATCCGAGATCAATCGGCAAAAGTCTCTGAACTGATCCGCCGAAAAGCAGAAGCGCAAAACCCTGCCCACCTCGGTGCCTCCATGCCAGGAAAAGTGCTCAAGGTGCTTGTAGCAGAAGGTGACAAGGTTCGTAAAGGCGAACATCTTTTGGTGAGTGAAGCGATGAAAATGGAGACGACGATTCAGGCTCCACTCGACGGAAAAATTAAAGCCGTCTATGTGAAAGCAGGCGAAGCCATTCAAACTGGCGATCTGCTCATTGAAATGGAGTAG
- the ytfJ gene encoding GerW family sporulation protein: MADHPIQGLMRTAMENLKQMVDVNTIIGDPVETPDGSVILPISKVGFGFAAGGSEFQYDHHHNGHQNHQQFEPASHPFGGGSGGGVSITPVAFLVVGKQGIRSIPLENTTHLYDRILDSVPQIVDKVQGMFTKSDEPTVYSNTIIAGAEEQDLEDLMDRK, encoded by the coding sequence ATGGCAGACCACCCGATTCAAGGCCTGATGAGAACAGCGATGGAAAACCTCAAGCAAATGGTGGACGTGAATACAATCATTGGTGATCCCGTTGAGACACCTGACGGTAGTGTCATTCTTCCAATCTCCAAGGTAGGATTTGGTTTCGCGGCCGGGGGTAGTGAGTTCCAATACGATCACCATCATAATGGGCATCAAAACCATCAACAATTTGAACCTGCTAGTCACCCGTTTGGCGGGGGTAGTGGGGGCGGTGTCTCCATCACACCTGTAGCCTTTTTGGTCGTTGGCAAACAAGGAATTCGTTCGATTCCGCTTGAAAATACGACCCATCTCTACGACCGGATTTTGGATTCTGTTCCGCAAATCGTGGATAAAGTTCAGGGGATGTTTACCAAATCAGATGAACCCACTGTTTATTCCAATACGATTATTGCCGGAGCAGAAGAACAAGATTTGGAAGACCTTATGGATCGAAAGTAA
- a CDS encoding DUF2953 domain-containing protein, with product MVWVLLGLLGFIVLLVITPIQLTCLYSREGDNDQLDITIAAWGIIRRKYEIPILLVKMTEAGPELVAKVETIQQGSKLRERVKDFTRRQVKIWYRNYRDVLERVRDLLPLIKDLFRQIRCTKLEWHTLLGTGQAAETGALTGIVWGVKSLVVGILSHSISLQTMPAISVQPVWNQALLHTKVHAVLHFYLGHFVFSSLKVFLRIRKSKQRKWQTSPTRA from the coding sequence ATGGTATGGGTGTTGTTAGGATTGCTTGGTTTCATTGTCCTATTAGTGATCACGCCAATACAATTGACGTGTTTGTACAGTCGCGAGGGCGATAATGATCAATTGGATATTACGATAGCAGCTTGGGGAATCATTCGCAGGAAATACGAAATACCCATTCTCCTTGTGAAAATGACAGAAGCTGGTCCTGAGCTTGTCGCGAAGGTAGAAACCATCCAACAGGGAAGCAAGCTTCGGGAGAGGGTCAAAGATTTTACACGGAGGCAAGTGAAAATATGGTATCGGAATTATCGGGATGTGCTGGAAAGAGTACGTGATTTGCTGCCTTTGATAAAAGATTTGTTCAGACAAATTCGTTGTACGAAGTTAGAATGGCATACATTGCTGGGAACAGGTCAGGCTGCTGAAACAGGGGCGCTGACAGGAATAGTCTGGGGAGTGAAAAGCCTGGTTGTAGGGATCCTCTCCCACTCCATCTCTTTACAGACGATGCCTGCCATCAGTGTACAACCTGTTTGGAACCAAGCACTTCTACATACGAAGGTTCATGCGGTGTTGCATTTTTATTTGGGTCATTTCGTTTTCTCTTCGCTAAAAGTATTTCTGCGGATTCGAAAAAGCAAGCAACGAAAATGGCAGACTTCGCCTACGCGCGCCTAA
- a CDS encoding S-layer homology domain-containing protein, translating to MMKKRMILASLAAFLLIGTPVTPVVEAETAHMNETPYVDISGHWAEKEIKQLYIADVIGQNEYFRPDDNVTLGELLTMFVNAKGIEPLGNKQSSFADVPANSWLSSYAETAYRLGIVHGQKQGNHLYLHPDAPVKRAELASILVRTMGDSGAVNNLKWSTTIQTLNQYPDGNNVKEKEQRPLVYAMQNGLMSAYEDGTLQPNKYMTRAEVATYAALHLLPNKPRTSKALANGTPFRQELTVQTTAYSYKNDKIMSYLEYPLREGVVAVDPNVIPLGTHLYIDGYGYAVAADIGGAVKQRHVDLYLPTLNEAENHGLQKGVKVYVLD from the coding sequence ATGATGAAGAAACGGATGATCCTTGCCTCGCTGGCAGCCTTTTTGCTTATAGGCACACCAGTTACACCAGTAGTCGAGGCAGAAACAGCTCACATGAACGAAACACCTTATGTAGACATTAGTGGCCATTGGGCAGAAAAAGAAATCAAACAACTATACATAGCCGACGTAATTGGTCAAAACGAATATTTTCGACCTGATGACAACGTGACATTGGGTGAACTGCTCACGATGTTTGTGAATGCGAAAGGAATTGAACCTCTGGGTAACAAGCAATCATCCTTTGCGGACGTACCAGCAAACAGCTGGCTGTCGTCCTATGCCGAGACAGCTTATCGACTGGGAATTGTCCATGGGCAAAAGCAGGGGAATCACCTGTATTTGCATCCAGATGCCCCAGTAAAAAGAGCGGAGCTCGCCTCTATTCTGGTAAGAACGATGGGGGACAGCGGAGCAGTCAATAACTTGAAGTGGTCTACGACGATTCAGACATTGAACCAATACCCGGATGGGAACAACGTGAAAGAAAAAGAGCAGCGCCCACTCGTTTACGCCATGCAAAACGGGCTAATGAGTGCCTACGAGGACGGTACATTACAGCCGAACAAGTATATGACGAGAGCCGAAGTAGCCACATACGCTGCCCTTCACTTGCTTCCGAATAAGCCGAGAACATCAAAAGCCCTCGCAAACGGTACACCTTTTCGCCAGGAATTAACGGTACAGACGACTGCTTACAGCTACAAGAACGACAAGATTATGTCGTATCTGGAGTATCCACTGCGCGAAGGTGTTGTCGCGGTTGATCCAAATGTCATCCCGCTTGGTACACACTTGTACATCGATGGCTACGGTTATGCAGTGGCAGCTGATATCGGTGGTGCGGTAAAGCAACGACATGTGGATCTGTATCTTCCAACGTTGAACGAAGCTGAAAATCACGGCTTGCAAAAAGGCGTCAAAGTATACGTGCTTGATTAA
- the sleB gene encoding spore cortex-lytic enzyme yields MWWSKKVVTTLLAAFMAVAFIFPADSLAATQIQRGSVNGDVWDLQYRLQMLGYYDSKLDGIYGANTAKAVRQFQKAYGLQIDGITGPNTWRVLKKVSVNKAEMQMLAQLVYSEARGEPYEGQVAVAAVALNRVQSKNFPDTLAGVIFEPLAFTAVDDGQFWLTPDKTAYQAAWDAVRGWDPTNHALYYFNPVTATSDWIWSRTQVKKIGKHIFAI; encoded by the coding sequence ATGTGGTGGAGCAAGAAAGTAGTAACAACCTTGCTTGCTGCCTTTATGGCTGTAGCATTTATTTTCCCGGCCGACTCCCTGGCAGCCACACAGATTCAGCGTGGTAGTGTGAACGGGGATGTATGGGATTTGCAGTATCGCTTGCAGATGCTGGGCTACTATGATAGCAAATTGGATGGCATTTACGGAGCAAATACAGCAAAGGCCGTCAGACAGTTTCAAAAAGCATACGGATTACAGATTGACGGTATCACTGGTCCAAATACATGGCGCGTTCTCAAGAAAGTGTCAGTAAATAAAGCGGAGATGCAGATGCTGGCGCAGCTGGTCTATTCCGAAGCTCGTGGAGAACCTTATGAGGGCCAAGTAGCTGTGGCAGCGGTCGCGTTGAACCGTGTCCAGTCCAAAAACTTTCCCGATACACTTGCGGGTGTCATCTTTGAGCCATTAGCGTTTACCGCTGTAGATGATGGACAATTCTGGTTGACTCCTGACAAGACTGCTTACCAGGCAGCTTGGGATGCTGTACGAGGATGGGACCCAACCAACCATGCTCTTTACTACTTTAACCCTGTTACGGCGACCTCCGATTGGATTTGGTCTCGTACCCAAGTGAAGAAGATCGGCAAACACATTTTTGCCATTTAA
- the spoVAE gene encoding stage V sporulation protein AE — protein MMFLWAFLVGGTICLIGQFLMDVVKLTPAHTMSSLVVTGAVLDGLGLYEPLVNFAGAGATVPITSFGNALVHGAMAEAEKHGVIGIITGIFEVTSAGISAAIVFGFITAVLFRPKG, from the coding sequence ATGATGTTTTTGTGGGCGTTTCTCGTAGGAGGAACGATTTGCTTAATCGGTCAATTTCTCATGGATGTCGTCAAGCTCACACCTGCCCATACGATGTCCTCTCTTGTTGTCACAGGGGCAGTGCTAGACGGACTCGGTCTATACGAGCCACTAGTTAATTTTGCTGGAGCAGGAGCAACCGTACCTATCACGAGCTTTGGAAATGCACTCGTACACGGGGCAATGGCGGAGGCCGAGAAGCATGGAGTGATTGGCATCATCACTGGCATTTTTGAAGTGACGAGCGCGGGGATTTCGGCTGCCATCGTCTTTGGATTTATCACGGCAGTCTTGTTCCGACCAAAAGGATAG